The Pirellulales bacterium genome includes a window with the following:
- the rpsU gene encoding 30S ribosomal protein S21, with protein sequence MVKLNVRDRESIQEAVRRFRKLVERSGIKKEMRRREYYEKPSETRRRARLRAERRARRARQFGI encoded by the coding sequence GTGGTTAAGTTGAACGTACGGGATCGCGAGTCGATCCAAGAGGCAGTTCGCCGCTTTCGAAAGCTAGTCGAAAGGAGCGGAATCAAAAAGGAAATGCGGCGTCGAGAGTATTACGAAAAGCCGAGCGAGACACGCCGGCGAGCCCGATTGCGAGCCGAGCGCCGTGCCCGTCGGGCTCGACAGTTCGGGATCTGA
- a CDS encoding carbon storage regulator — MLALTRKVDQRIQIGRDIFITILHVRGKQVRVGVEAPRQVRVKRAELPDEDEQIDGSLTVAGLFAKAAVEAAVEAAHPKKSATAKRRTVRRAGAANPGERAFSSARQPLAEKLHARRALRESPVAVA, encoded by the coding sequence ATGCTGGCACTGACACGGAAGGTTGACCAACGGATTCAAATCGGCCGAGACATCTTCATCACGATCCTTCATGTGCGCGGCAAGCAAGTGCGGGTCGGCGTCGAGGCGCCGCGACAGGTGCGTGTGAAACGGGCCGAGTTGCCCGACGAAGACGAGCAAATCGACGGATCGCTCACCGTGGCCGGGTTATTTGCAAAGGCCGCCGTCGAGGCCGCCGTCGAGGCCGCGCACCCGAAAAAATCTGCGACCGCAAAACGCCGGACGGTTCGCCGGGCGGGCGCGGCGAATCCCGGCGAGCGGGCCTTTTCCTCGGCTCGCCAACCGCTGGCCGAAAAGCTTCACGCCCGCCGTGCCCTGCGAGAATCGCCGGTCGCGGTGGCCTGA
- a CDS encoding UvrB/UvrC motif-containing protein: MPRRFDIDRVLQGWPFRPGEVLARLVKGGDGRQLIQMRIDLGVLQLEVDGRPDGERPGGNETYFDFLVAESIREGDGFELSAEQCAEADREFFQYYHRRICWLALREFRRAATDADHSLAFMDFVQHYSPDEEWTMSHEQYRPFVLFHRVQSGSLAELEEHGPEAAIEEINRGLAKFRELFAQYELLEQFESDELVARLVELKESVRAHYQVGRTLNEQLADAVAAEQYELAAKLRDQLARRDAPAG; encoded by the coding sequence ATGCCTCGACGGTTCGATATCGACCGCGTTCTTCAAGGCTGGCCGTTCCGGCCGGGTGAGGTGCTTGCGCGCTTGGTGAAGGGGGGCGATGGCCGGCAATTGATCCAAATGCGGATCGATCTCGGAGTGCTGCAGCTCGAGGTCGACGGCCGGCCCGACGGGGAGCGCCCCGGCGGCAATGAAACCTATTTCGACTTTCTCGTCGCCGAGTCGATTCGGGAAGGGGACGGATTCGAGCTCTCGGCCGAGCAATGTGCCGAGGCGGATCGCGAATTCTTTCAATACTATCACCGGCGAATTTGCTGGCTGGCGCTGCGCGAATTTCGCCGGGCCGCGACCGATGCCGATCATAGCCTGGCGTTCATGGATTTCGTCCAGCATTATTCACCTGACGAAGAATGGACGATGTCGCACGAGCAATACCGGCCGTTCGTGCTGTTCCACCGGGTGCAATCCGGGTCGCTGGCAGAATTGGAAGAGCACGGCCCCGAGGCCGCGATCGAAGAGATCAACCGCGGGCTGGCCAAATTTCGCGAGCTGTTCGCCCAATACGAATTGCTCGAACAATTCGAGTCGGACGAACTCGTGGCCCGGCTGGTGGAACTGAAAGAATCGGTTCGGGCCCACTATCAAGTCGGCCGAACGCTCAACGAGCAACTGGCCGACGCCGTCGCCGCCGAGCAATACGAGCTAGCCGCCAAACTCCGCGACCAACTAGCCCGCCGCGACGCCCCCGCGGGGTGA
- a CDS encoding response regulator yields MSSSNNNPTGDRRGGLRILIIEDGADSAQTMAILLRLYGHQVSISTDGPAGIEAARKEKPDVLLLDIGLPGMDGHEVARQISQSRRKSGDRQRPLPLLIAVTGFGRESDRRRSAEAGIDLHLLKPVNPTQLESILRGFQSEIDSEPTAP; encoded by the coding sequence ATGTCCTCGTCTAACAACAATCCAACCGGCGATCGCCGCGGGGGGCTGCGGATTCTCATCATCGAAGACGGCGCCGACAGCGCGCAAACCATGGCAATCCTGCTGCGCCTATACGGCCATCAGGTGAGCATCTCAACCGACGGTCCGGCTGGAATCGAAGCGGCGCGGAAGGAAAAGCCTGATGTCTTGCTGCTCGACATTGGGCTGCCCGGCATGGACGGCCACGAGGTTGCGCGGCAAATCAGCCAAAGCAGGCGGAAAAGCGGCGATCGCCAGAGGCCGCTCCCACTGCTGATCGCCGTAACCGGTTTTGGACGGGAATCGGATCGCCGCCGCAGCGCAGAAGCGGGGATCGACCTGCATCTACTCAAGCCGGTCAACCCGACGCAACTCGAATCGATTCTGCGCGGTTTTCAATCGGAGATCGATTCAGAGCCGACCGCTCCCTAA